The genomic interval tacattgctgctacgACCTCGAACTCATGGCTGCTCAACCTTTGCTTTCCCCTTACCtacaccataaagcaccagtgagtcacagagactcaacaagaatagttaataaaataataaccagTAATGTTCATCAATTCAATCTCAAATTAATTTGCGTGCACATTTACACAATATTACAGACACAACtctggtactttataaagtacccgtttaccactcgttaaacacaagctgaatatgtcactatcgctgtccgataaagcaaacgataagtaagaaacctatgcgcgatttcaggagtaattactcataacggtaataaccgttccCAATCCCTAGGTCATGACCTAGGCTCCACATACTTTTAAACAGAaacttgataataatcaagatgTAATCATTCAACTGTTAACACTTAGCAACATATGGTGCTTACCAGTTTTCTTACCTTAGTTCAGAACTCAAGCGTACGGGCCGATCtgagtggaaaacaagctaggcgatccccggtcctatgtcacaacaattgAAAACTCAATGATTACCTTAACTCGaaattccggattaaaaccctaattcaaAACTAAATATAATCTAGCCCCAAACAACTCCAAAATAGATCAAATAGCTCATAAACAACCAAAAACAGGTACCAGGTTCCACCCCGAGCCAAAACAGGGTTCGGAGAAAACTCGAGAATTTTTCCCCTGTAGGCAACCGGTCGACCTAAATAGCATGGTGTCCCCCTGTTTTCTTCCCCAGCTCGAACCAAACCAACACAGACCTAAATAGCATTTCTAGAACAGTATAAGATACCAAATACAAGATATCCAATACATCAATTAACCACAATTCATCCAATTCATAACTTCACCAAGTTTGAACCAAAACTTGATTCAAAAACTCAATTATCTAATTCAAACCAAACCAGCCACAATATACATCAATTAGTATCTAAACATTCCCAAATTAAACTTGAGAATAAGCTCAAGATTCAAGCTATCCCAACCAGCCATGAAACTCTAGAATAGCTAGATCAAAAACTCAATCTTAACTAAAATAATTCAAAGGAAAATAAACAAGATTATAGCTTGATATCAAAGCATTTTCTACCCCTTGCAACTACAATCCAATTGCTGAGAATTTAAgcaaaagaaggagaaaagaaaatCCTTGGTTGAAGCTTCTTAGGGTTTTGGGTAGGAGAAAAAGGGTGGAGGTGATgatatatcttaaataattttttttcattttaacctTAACCaacctaatatatataatatacctttaattaatttcagccactaacaaaaactaaaaaagaattaaaataaaaccctCTTCAACCAAAAAACCAAACTACCCCCCTTTTCTTTAAACCCTTAAATAAAGATAAacaaaccctaggggcattatAGTAACTTTACTAATCCACCAAACCGACATTCTAATATTCTAAACTAGTCCGGAGTATCCTCAAAATAAATCTCCCATTAATGTCGTGATATTTCGACCACATCGTTAAATTTTCACGATCGGCAAgactgaaaaaatatttttattttaaaaatggtATCCTCGATACCCACATATTCCAATATAATCACCAAAAAAAATTTGGGTTTTCTTCCCCAGCTCGAACCAAACCAACACAGACCTAAATAGCATTTCTAGAACAGTGTAAGATACCAAATACAAGATATCCAATACATCAATTAACCACAATTCATCCAATTCATAACTTCACCAAGTTTGAACCAAAACTTGATTCAAAAACTCAATTATCTAATTCAAACCAAACCAGCCACAATATACATCAATTAGTATCTAAACATTCCCAAATTAAACTTGAGAATAAGCTCAAGATTCAAGCTATCCCAAACAGCCATGAAACTCTAGAATAGCTAGATCAAAAACTCAATCTTAACTAAAATAATTCAAAGGAAAACAAACAAGATTATAGCTTGATATCAAAGCATTTTCTACCCCTTGCAACTACAATCCAATTGCTGAGAATTTAAgcaaaagaaggagaaaagaaaatCCTTGGTTGAAGCTTCTTAGGGTTTCGGGTAGGAGAAAAAGGGTGGAGGTGATGATAtatcttaaatatattttttttttcattttaacctTAACCaacctaatatatataatataccttTAACTAATTTCAGCCActaacaaaaactaaaaaagaattaaaataaaaccctCTTCAACCAAAAGACCAAACTACCCCCCTTTTCTTTAAACCCTTAAATAAAGATAAccaaaccctaggggcattatAGTAACTTTACTAATCCACCAAACCGACATTCTAATATTCTAAACTAGTCCGGAGTATCCTCAAAATAAATCTCCCATTAATGTCGTGATATTTCTGACCACATCGTTAAATTTTCACAGTCGCCGGGctcgaaaaaatatttttattttaaaaatgatatcctcgatacccacatattccaatataatctccgtaattaataaattacgttttataattattcaataaatcCTTACTAAttaccctaagtaagatcataatcttacttcattaccaaaataattacatatttaataaaatatgtctatttaaatattattttattttccgaGATATTACAATTAGTATACCCATCGGTTATAAACTGTTGAGAAAAGATGCATTTTATACCTAATTATTGATAGCTCAAAAATTTGATAAATTTGGTTCCAAAATTTCACACCTCTCTACCAGGGACCCCAAGACTCGAAAAGTTTCAGATCAATGACCCTAAGGCTCGAAAATCTTGTTTCTCTTGTGGCTGAATCCACAAGGCTCGAAAATTTCCTTGCGACAAGGATACTCTGTCCGACGAGGATACATGCTTTTGGTAAGAGAAAATAAGTTTTTCGACAAAAGTGTAAGACCTTGTTCAAGTTTTGATAAGTTTTCTACTTATCATTTATGGTTGTGATGTAAAAATCTGAATCACatcatttatataattatatatatttatatgctaTTTGATATATTGTGTTGTATATGTTATTTTGGATTATATTGTAATTTCACTATTActtattttatgtatatttttttgatagtgtcctaattatatatatttaatcaaatgttattattattgtattttgtGTCGTAAAGTTGtaatcttatttgatatttccATTGATGCTTAACTTTTTCCAACAGAGTCTATATTGTACGTTTAACCTATTTATGAATGTATTAATTCGAGTACTTCGTATGAACAAATCATGACTCATTGACTTGTTATTTTGAGGAACATATATACCCTCGATTACAGATAGAGATAATTATAGGAACAAACCAAGTTTTTCTTCATTGCAGTTTGCACATGTCTTCTTGGAAGTTGTTCAtttaaatatgaataaaataaaagtgtgttgccctttcaaaatatataataataataataataataataataataataataatgcttgAGTAGATGTATTAAAAACCACTTTAtgaagattaatttttttagggtaaatactattttggactctCTGTTTCAcgaaagttaccaattggaccttatgttttgttaaatgacaaaatggaccctgtattttctaaaatagtacaaataggaccctgaattgattttttgtcaaaataaagtttaattataatccgatctaaaagtgctatgacaaaactgtttacattttttgtatctgttcgtattaagcattgtcttcaagttggttgtattaaaaaaaaaaagttgtcaaaaattaagctcagggtcctatttttactattttagaaaatatagggtccattatgtcatttaacaaaacatacagggtccaatctgtaacttttgcaaaacatagggtccaaaatagtatttaccttttttttttaatatgtgtcattattttattttatgtccaTTGAATATTATttccttatttaatttttttcatatataattcTTTGTTAATATTACtatcattttcttttttaaaaaaaaaaaaaaaaaaaaaaaactatcattcacttctttcttcttctccttcatctttttctctAAAAGTTCTTAAAAGTTACTTATCAAAGAACCTAAACtataactaaaactaaaaacttttatattttttaaaagaaaaataaattagttgAGACTCAAAAATTCTATAATGGTGAAGTCAaagaacaattaaaaaatttgtatatatctcttttctcaaattttatctaccaaaaaataatttttttggtcGATATAAGTATTTGGATAATGTTTCAGTAGAGATATTAAAAATGACTTTATATagagtcatttttttttaaataggtgTCGTTGTTTCATTTTATGtccatatttaattttatttctttttttatttattttttataattatttgtcaaAAATACTTATATccaccaaaaaaatattattttttggtaCATATAATTTGAGAGAAGAGATATATACAAATTTTTTCATTGTTCTTTGACTTCACCATTATAGAATTTTTGAGTCTCAactgatttatttttcttttaaaaaaaatatcaaagtttttagttttagttataGTTTAGGTTCTTTGATAAGTAACTTTTAAGAACTTTTagagaaaaagatgaaggagaagaagaaagaagtgaatgatagtttttttctttttttttttctaaaaaaaaaaaagaaaataatattatttttaacaaataattatatatgtgaaaaaaattaaataaggaaATAATATTCAAtggacataaaataaaataatgacacatattaaaaaaaatgactcTTCATAAAGTCGTTTTTAATACCTTTACTCAAGCATTATCTTAAGTATTTttgacaaataattataaaaaataaataaagaaagaaataaaattaaatatggaCATAAAATGAAACAACCACACCCATTTAAAAAAATGACTCTATATCAAGTCATTTTTAATACTTCTACTAAAGCATtatctaaataataataattaataaaaataataaaggtGAGTTGTGTGTTTCTTTCCGTTTATAGTATAAGGTAATAGtattataatttactaataagtattaGTTAGGAGTGTTGAATTCGAATTTTATTTCTCTCCTCTTTTTCATCCCAAATTTACTATGAGCTAGCCTAATTAGTGGCTTTACTCCTCAGTTATGGCTAACTGCCatataatgtataaaaaaatttgatatttGCAAAATAGATGGAAGACTatttttgttagtttgcagattAAGTTTTAACTTTTAACAATTAAGAAAGTATAATGAATCATTAAAGTTTGTGTCAACGATTTCatgttcttaattaattaaatcaaagTGGGACCGAAAATTAGGTTAAAAGTCAATTTATTAGGGACGTCAGTCTTTCCCTTTGATTATTCTTATACAAATAGGATAAAAAGAGGGGTATGGTATGGATATacctttttttataattagtgaAAGGATGACTTGTGTAATTAATAAAATGTTAAATCTATTATTGCAAGTTGCAAGCACatcattataattaaataaaataaaaaaataaaaagtaaaaaggcTAAGAACTTACACAAACATTCTAATTATAATGATGGAATAATGGCCATATCGCCCACTGGGTTCCAGAGAAATCTTACTTTTGAGTTTTGAGAACGGTTTCGTGTTTCCAAGTACTAGCTGTAGCCAGTAGCCACACGTTTCAATTTTGCTGCTTCGATCGCATTACTTTTCTGTTATAAAACATGAGTATTGTTATTACTCTCTTAAGAACCCTACACCAATAACAATGTCACTAGCCCTGACTGATTagaaaatttttatattatttattaaattaaaatatatgagatttaatattaaattagctcaatatagtatattatatattatggtaCTTGATACCTAAAGGGCAGATGTAATTGATAGGATGGGGTGGCCCGGCTCCCCTCAATTTGTAAAAATTTGCATGTAATATATGTAATGTGTAGTTTCCACTTAAAGAAAAAACTAATCTTACCTAAAGAAACTGTCAAATTATTAACATGTAAATAAACATTCctaaaacatatataataaattgaTCGTGTACTATGATTATTATCTTTCTGTGTTATATATTagtgtaaaaataataatgaagaATCATAATGTTTTTACTTGCCCAATAATTAAGCTTACTATTGATTTTATCAAGAATTACACTACAGTCCCAAATTTTTCATCTTGTTGGTCTCAAAAGGACCCCAAGGTATTTAAGAGGGAATTTACCTTCAGTCATATTGACTTTCTCGAGAATATTAACTTTTCATTCTTCCTTAACTCCTTCAAAGTTATGGGACTTCGAGATGTTGGCAGACAAACCCGTTGTATCACAACATCTTTGGAAAGCATCAAACATACAATTTACTGATGTCATGTTGCCCTTGCAAAAGATAAGGAGGTCATATACTAAACATAAGTTCATCAATCTGAGATTAATCTTACACATCGGGTGAAATCTGAACCCCTTGTTGTTGGAACTCTGAGCTAAGAGTCTTGTGAGGTATTCCACGATTAGCACAAAGAGCAAAGGTGACATGGGCTCTCCTTGTCGAAAACCCTTTTCCCCTTTAAAAGATCGTTGGATAGGGCCATTCATCAAAAGGTTATAATTTGTAGTTGTCAGACAGACCATGATCCAATAGATGAATCTAGCCAGGAAGCAAAGGCTTTTGAGCAGACACTACTACAAACTGCACTTTTGGTGTCAGTTTTAAACTGGCACTTATACCTTTAGTGTCGGTTCGTAGAACTGACACCTATTCGATAGTCACAAAAAGTCAGATTTTAAGTGTCTGTTATAAACTGAGACAAATGAGTTTTGGTGTCATTTTAAAACCGACACTTAAAGTATACATAAATGTTTTTTTCTTTAGTGTCGGTTTAAAACTGAGACTAAATGAGTATTTtcgaattaaaaaaatcattaaaaataagatttagtAATTCCAAAATTACTAACCTTATCAAACTCATTAACATAAAAAATTTAGCATTATAACAACTGTAAAATGAACAATTTCCATTTTTAAAAACctcttaaaacacataaaaaatgTACAATTTTCATAACAATTTATCAATTTCAAAGCcagtacaaaataaaaaatacatacattAAACTCAATACACAAACAAATCCCAAAAATATAATTGCTAAATACAAACAATTATCaaacaaaatcaacaaaatttGAACTAAAAATTACACTGAAATATAGAAATAAATCTTGGATCTGCGGTTCTTGCTCGTGGTGTTTAAAATTCACTTGGACAGTCGACGATCGTGGACGGACATCGTGGCCTTGGCCGTGGTTGTGCCGAGATAGAacagagaggaagagagatggGCTCTGGGGTTCTCAGCTCGTGGTTTTCTAGAGTTGCTCGCCCGAGCTCCAGCGCGGCATGAAGAATAGAGGAatgcgagagagagagagagagagagagagagagagagagagagagagagagagagagagagagagagagagagagagagagagagcggcCAGCTCGCTTAAGGCTTTGGTCTGGGCGCCGCACGAAGAAGAAGGGGTTTTGGGGTTGGTGGTTTAATCGCCACTGAGGGAGAGAGCTGGAGTTCGGGTTGGCCTTCAGTTGGGGTTTCAGCCGCACGAAAGGGTGAGGGAGAGAGCTAGGTTGGGGTTTCACTTGCAGCCACACGAGAGGGTGAGGGAGAGAGTTGGGGTTTTCTTTTAGGGTTTTCAAAATAAGGGGGAGAAAGTTTCTATTtataccctttttatttttttattctatttttaaaaaaaaatgtttctaTAGGTGTCGGTTTATAACCGAGACCAAATGATCTTTTAGTCTTCGTTATGAACTGACACTTTTACTCaatctatatttatatttttttaaataaatgttttTGGTCTCGGTTATACTTCTAGTGTCGGTCTACTAACCGACACTAAAAGTCATTATAGGTGTTAGTTATAAACCGAGACCAAAGAGTTGGAGTGGTCTTTAGTgtcagttttttaaaaaaaaaaaatgtcccTCGAACCGACACTAAAAGtctattttgtagtagtgagatTTTCCACAAATAACCAATCAACAGTATCATAAGCTTTACTAAAGGCCATCTCCATGATACATCTAGCTGAAATGTTCTTCCTATTATAGCCTTTTAAAAGATCTTGAAATATCAAAATATTGTGAGCAAGTAACCTGTTTTTAATAAAGGGTCCCTGATTGTTGTGGACTAATGAAGGGAGAACTTCGGCTAATCTGGAGCAAAGCATCTTCGAGATACATTTGTACAAAGTGTTACAACATGCTATTGATCTGTAGTCACTAGCCGCCTTTGGATTCTCAATTTTTGAAATCAGCGAGATGACAATTTTATTCAAAGAgctcgggagatagcctttttGGAAGAATTCAAGCACAACTAGTGATATGTCATCACCCACCTGATCCCATAAGCGTTTGAAAAAACCTGATCCGAATCCATCAAGCCCAGGACTCTTGGAAGAGTGGATGCTAAACAAAGCCTCTCTCACATCTTCCTTATGAAATggcctaattaatttaatttattgttcCACATTCAGAGTTTCCCCTTGATCAATACAGCTAGTATCAAAATCATTTTTAGCAGTGCTCTTACTCCCCATAAATCTCTTAGAGTGAGCAAGGAAATGGTCAAGCAATTTCTGATAATCATCTTCTACTTGTCGACAATAGTAAAAGTTGGTACCTTATTTTCAACTCTTCTTTCCTCATGCTAGCATGAAAGTAACTAGAGTTCTCATCATTACATTTCACCCAAGTGATTTTTCTTTGCTGTTTAAGAAAGCTAGTATAGCATGGCAGAAAAGTTAGATAGTTCACCTGGCTTTGTTTCTCTTGTTGTTCCAGTAAGTTGTCAGTTGGGTTCATGGCAAGCATCTCTTGAGCTTTGATGTAAATTTCCTTAGCCTATTTAAACTCAGCAATAACATCTCCCATTGTTTTTCTGCTAAACCTTCTCAAAGTCTGTTTGACTCGAACAAGCCTCTGCATTATGCCAACAAGACTAGCTTGGTTAAGGGAATTTGTCCAACTCCTCCACACTGCTTCCTTGAAACCATGGTAGTAGAGCCAATGGTTATAGAATCTAAACGGCTTGAACCCCACAGTCTCCACATCATTACTTTTTATTACACAAAAACTGTGATCTGAAATGCACTCCCATTTAAAGCATGCCTCTATTTTGGGAAATGAAATTAGCCAAGTGTTATTAGTGAACACTCGATCAAGCTTAGAAAAAATCTTGTCACCAGCCTCATGTTTATTAGACCAAGAATAATGAACCCCCAAACATTTGAGCTCATCCACTTGACCACATGAAAGCCATTTTTGAGCATCTTCAATTTCTTtagttgaaattttctttcccCCAACTCGATCTTGGAAGTTAAACATAGCATTGAAATCTCCAAAAATGATCCAAGGATCTCTAAGGTGGCAAAGATTAGAAATCTTATTCCAGAGCTCCTTTCTATCGACTAACAAATTGTAGCCATAGACAAGAGTAGCGAAAAATTCTTGTTGTAGATCACTATTATACCTGAAATTTTGCTACACTTCAGAGGATGACACATGTCAGATGGTGGAGTATGAACTACCTGGTATAATTgttgttgaaggaatttttacAACACCGaagataaattataataataacaatatagaaaatatatgcgAGTACTCAACCCAGAATGGCGAGTATTCAAATTAGGGACACAAAATACTTAGCAAAACCTGGAAATACAAAGAACACAAGAGAGTATAGTGGTTtagtcagatcacggtctgcttagtccactgttgcaaGGATTTCTGTCTTGTCCTTATTTCACGatggatcactcctttatatacaaagcaagtgtcctATGATTTACACATGGATTAAATTCATTATTAATCCGTTCATACAttgaattataataattaaactaaaaaacgtaaacataataaatgaagaacaaTTTCTAGCTTAATTTACTAAATACACCAACGTATGCGACTTCTATAGTGCAAGTTGGCTATTCATATTCTTGCATAAGCTCCCAGGCTTTAAGATGCATTCGAGACTAGTCAAGTCTAGGATGTTTGCGTCCTCTTGAAGTCGCTTATATGGACAACTTATAACAAGCTGATAGAACCAAGACATGCGAGTCTGtatcggtttatcaaggctattgggtcAATGGGACCAGCTCACAGAATAGAGAATCGATCTCTATGTTTTTGTAGGAGGATCACGAGGATACTCGCATACACCCTAGTATATGCGAGCTTAAAACCGTACCTTGGTCCTACATTATGCAAGCCATACGAATGCAGTTAGACTCGGTCATGTTCGCATCATCTCGCTGAGTCTGGTTCAGGCGAGGTTCGTACTCAAGGGTTCTCTCATCGACATCTCATTTCTCCTCGAGGAAAGTGAATACACGTCATTTTTAATAGGAGTCcagtctcgagtttctaggtgagaaaatctcactataacgcatgcccctagtttcgcgattgACAGATGAGGTCATGAGAGAAACTATAATCAAGAGGCAGGCGAAGAGATGTCACGAGGTGGTGacctttggttgtcccatcgagggtttcaaaaaatgacggctgtaattattacATTTGATCCTATTTAGGGTGCCACGTCACGAAACTCTTCGGATTTTGTGTAGGCGTGTCCGTGGATAACCATTAGATGGGATGACCTTGGGCATTCCTTTTGCCACGTGTCATAATCTCTATTAATGAGGGATAATGGTATTTAAGCTTCCTAATACGAACCCATTTCATATTTTCCCTCTCATTTCCATTTTCCTCTTCCTTTTCCTCTGAAATTTCAAAGATTCAAAACTTCCTCCAAATTTCTATCCTCCTTTCTCTAGAAACTCAAATCTTCTAAGTTTCAGAGGCAATCGCAACCGATCAAAGGGGGAATCGACGAATCTCAAGGTTAGTTTTCGAAATTACTTGCGAAATTTTCTTCTGATTTTGAGAAACAATCTGCATTTTGAATTTTAGGGAGTAGAAAAATGCATGTCATTGTAGGGAATACACATAGAGCCTTATTTCTCTGCTAAAAACTGGGTAACTCTCAGGAGAAAATTGGCCTGAAATTTGTATAACCGTGAGCTTTAGGAAGAACACTTCGAGTATTCGCATCTTTTTTGCTTGCTGTCTTGAATACTCACGAGTATTGAGATGAACATCTTGGATACTCGCGTGTATATTCTTAGGAAATCTGGGGATTTAATCATCCCAACCCGTGTTTTAGAACTTAGGGTTTTCCTTATGTTTTCTGTATGCTTTTGTTGGGAATACTGGTTAGGTCcttcaaatggtgggtgtgtcactgTAACTTAATGTT from Cannabis sativa cultivar Pink pepper isolate KNU-18-1 chromosome 4, ASM2916894v1, whole genome shotgun sequence carries:
- the LOC133036916 gene encoding uncharacterized protein LOC133036916 → MSSDDNEPKVIVLVIGVSSSESEAGIKLSSLSYSSTKAPPPESSIWLSDRYNSDLQQEFFATLVYGYNLLVDRKELWNKISNLCHLRDPWIIFGDFNAMFNFQDRVGGKKISTKEIEDAQKWLSCGQVDELKCLGVHYSWSNKHEAGDKIFSKLDRVFTNNTWLISFPKIEACFKWECISDHSFCVIKSNDVETVGFKPFRFYNHWLYYHGFKEAVWRSWTNSLNQASLVGIMQRLVRVKQTLRRFSRKTMGDVIAEFK